Proteins from a single region of Haloterrigena alkaliphila:
- a CDS encoding acyl-CoA thioesterase: MNDDSDAYDVEIDVRLRDVDFMGHVNNAVYATYLEEAREAYFQDVVGVSMTDVGTVLATLEIDYARPIEADETVTVALTVSELGTSSLHLEYVVRADGERAATARTVQVLVDRETGESRPIPDEWRARIDAARD; this comes from the coding sequence GTGAACGACGACAGCGACGCGTACGACGTCGAGATCGACGTCCGACTCCGGGACGTCGACTTCATGGGACACGTCAACAACGCGGTCTACGCAACGTACCTCGAGGAAGCCCGCGAGGCCTACTTCCAAGATGTCGTCGGCGTTTCGATGACCGACGTGGGAACCGTGCTCGCGACCCTGGAGATCGACTACGCGCGGCCGATCGAGGCCGACGAGACCGTCACCGTCGCGCTAACGGTGTCGGAACTCGGGACCTCGAGTCTGCACCTCGAGTACGTCGTCCGCGCGGACGGGGAGCGAGCCGCGACGGCACGAACCGTCCAGGTGCTCGTCGATCGCGAGACCGGCGAGTCGCGGCCGATTCCGGACGAGTGGCGCGCACGGATCGACGCCGCCCGCGACTGA
- a CDS encoding TIGR04053 family radical SAM/SPASM domain-containing protein — protein MRPGTLDTSDRPLVLIWELTQACGLACDHCRADAQPNRHPDELSTAAGKQLLEDAAEFGDGQLVVLSGGDPLVRDDVEELIAYGDDLGLRMTITPSGTGSLTADRIQAMADAGLKRMAVSIDGASPERHDDFRGETGSFEETIRAVDDARAAGLPVQVNTTVCRETVDELPEIRDLLREIGAVMWSVFFLVPVGRGRILEPIEPDEADAVMAWLDEVSDEEPFGVKTTEAPHYRRVSMQRRRREQEESADGTRDASGGEENPGIKRRGGIVAGDGFAFVSHTGEVFPSGFLPESAGNVRDRPIHEIYRDSELFRSLRDRDELTGKCGACEYRNLCGGSRSRAFATTGDPFASDPLCPYVPEGYDGPLPWDGNEFASAD, from the coding sequence ATGCGTCCCGGTACTCTCGATACGTCAGATCGGCCGCTGGTCCTCATCTGGGAACTCACGCAGGCCTGCGGGCTCGCCTGCGATCACTGTCGGGCCGACGCCCAGCCGAATCGCCACCCCGACGAGCTCTCGACCGCGGCGGGGAAACAACTGCTCGAGGACGCCGCCGAATTCGGCGACGGCCAGCTGGTCGTCCTCTCGGGGGGCGACCCCCTCGTCCGCGACGACGTGGAGGAGCTGATCGCCTACGGCGACGATCTGGGGCTGCGGATGACGATCACTCCCAGCGGGACGGGGTCGCTGACCGCGGATCGGATTCAAGCGATGGCCGACGCCGGCCTCAAACGGATGGCCGTCAGCATCGACGGCGCCTCGCCGGAACGTCACGACGACTTTCGCGGCGAGACGGGGAGCTTCGAGGAGACGATCCGCGCGGTCGACGACGCGAGGGCGGCCGGCCTCCCCGTGCAGGTCAACACCACCGTCTGTCGGGAGACGGTGGACGAACTGCCCGAAATTCGGGACCTCCTCCGGGAGATCGGCGCCGTCATGTGGAGCGTCTTCTTCCTCGTGCCCGTCGGCCGCGGGCGCATCCTCGAGCCGATCGAACCGGACGAGGCCGACGCCGTGATGGCCTGGCTCGACGAGGTCAGCGACGAGGAGCCGTTCGGCGTCAAGACGACCGAGGCGCCCCACTACCGGCGGGTCTCGATGCAGCGTCGGCGGCGAGAGCAGGAAGAGAGTGCGGACGGCACCCGCGATGCCAGCGGCGGCGAGGAGAACCCGGGAATCAAGCGCCGCGGCGGCATCGTCGCCGGCGACGGCTTCGCCTTCGTGAGTCACACCGGCGAGGTCTTCCCCTCCGGATTCCTGCCGGAGTCCGCCGGGAACGTCCGCGACCGGCCGATCCACGAGATTTACCGCGATTCGGAACTGTTCCGGTCGCTGCGCGACCGCGACGAACTCACCGGGAAGTGTGGCGCCTGCGAGTACCGGAACCTCTGTGGCGGCAGTCGCTCGCGCGCGTTCGCGACGACGGGCGATCCCTTCGCGAGCGACCCGCTCTGTCCGTACGTGCCCGAGGGATACGACGGTCCGCTGCCGTGGGACGGCAACGAGTTCGCGTCGGCCGACTGA
- a CDS encoding MoaD/ThiS family protein, translating to MTAETTGRSRGETDGRRTETETTVTVRCTGHVRDAVETYELEYAFEGNRLRDFLEAFFEEYDVEEMLIAETEADATARGWAPVPDDLPGTWRKNPEGNQTRPYARVCINGRFNGHFDGFETELEDGDRVALIYPFMFCC from the coding sequence ATGACCGCCGAAACGACTGGGCGAAGCCGAGGAGAAACCGACGGACGACGAACGGAGACGGAGACGACCGTCACGGTGCGCTGTACGGGCCACGTCCGCGACGCCGTCGAGACCTACGAACTCGAGTACGCCTTCGAGGGGAACCGACTCAGGGACTTCCTCGAGGCGTTCTTCGAGGAGTACGACGTCGAGGAGATGCTGATCGCGGAGACCGAAGCGGACGCGACCGCCCGCGGCTGGGCGCCCGTCCCGGACGACCTCCCCGGCACCTGGCGGAAGAACCCCGAGGGCAACCAGACGCGGCCGTACGCCCGCGTCTGCATCAACGGCCGGTTCAACGGGCACTTCGACGGATTCGAGACGGAACTCGAGGACGGCGACCGCGTCGCCCTCATCTACCCGTTCATGTTCTGTTGTTGA
- a CDS encoding CGCGG family rSAM-modified RiPP protein: MSNSRSDPGVEPVTRRDHDVSWSANLEKPHHAADRELVVSQAMDAVEATADGTHVNLVTHRDHDHPETYLWEHLEATFEGVDLEYVDQCGCGGHVTRVHVRE, encoded by the coding sequence ATGAGTAACAGCCGTTCCGACCCCGGTGTCGAGCCCGTCACTCGCCGCGATCACGACGTCTCGTGGTCGGCGAACCTCGAGAAGCCCCACCACGCCGCCGACCGGGAGCTGGTCGTCTCGCAGGCGATGGACGCGGTCGAGGCGACCGCCGACGGCACGCACGTCAACCTCGTCACCCACCGCGACCACGACCACCCGGAGACGTACCTCTGGGAGCACCTCGAGGCGACGTTCGAGGGGGTCGACCTCGAGTACGTCGATCAGTGTGGCTGTGGCGGCCACGTGACGCGCGTTCACGTCCGCGAGTGA
- a CDS encoding HalOD1 output domain-containing protein: MLLSIDRSDATAASSLSFEVITAVAEKEGVEPMEIEPPEYEALYDVVNPEALDALFAPRENGANRGTGRIEFTYCDYRVVVTSDGEVEVLETDEQAI, encoded by the coding sequence ATGCTACTCTCAATCGATCGTTCGGATGCCACCGCAGCCAGTTCGCTCAGCTTCGAGGTTATCACGGCCGTCGCCGAGAAGGAAGGCGTCGAACCGATGGAGATCGAACCGCCGGAGTACGAGGCGCTGTACGACGTCGTCAACCCCGAGGCTCTCGACGCGCTCTTCGCGCCGCGGGAGAACGGCGCGAATCGTGGCACCGGACGCATCGAGTTCACCTACTGCGACTACCGCGTCGTCGTCACGAGCGACGGCGAGGTCGAGGTCCTCGAGACGGACGAGCAGGCGATCTGA
- a CDS encoding acetyl-CoA carboxylase biotin carboxylase subunit produces MFRKVLVANRGEIAVRVMRACEELNIGTVAIYSEADKDSGHVRYADEAYNVGPARAADSYLDHEAVIEAARKADADAIHPGYGFLAENAEFAGKVEDADGITWIGPSAQAMESLGEKTKARKIMSEADVPIVPGTTDPVTDPEEVKEFGEEHGYPIAIKAEGGGGGRGMKVVRSEDEVEDQLESAKREGEAYFDNDSVYLERYLQKPRHIEVQIVADQHGNVRHLGERDCSLQRRHQKVIEEGPSAALTDELREKIGESARRGVAAADYTNAGTVEFLVEEEDREAGELLGPDANFYFLEVNTRIQVEHTVTEEITGYDIVKRQIRIAAGEELDFEQDEVTFDGHAMEFRINAENAANDFAPATGGQLETYDPPGGIGVRMDDALRQGDDLVTDYDSMIAKLVVWGEDRDECIERSLRALREYQIEGIPTIIPFHRLMLTDETFVESTHTTKYLDEEMEQSRIEDAQEQWGGDTGDGGSDDEESVEREFTVEVNGKRFEVELEEHGAPAIPAGDVDVGGGQAERPQPAGGESGGSDLEGSGETVDAEMQGTILDIEVEVGDEVAAGDVLVVLEAMKMENDIVASKGGTVTEIPIEEDQSVDMGDTLVVLE; encoded by the coding sequence ATGTTCAGGAAGGTTCTCGTGGCGAACCGAGGAGAGATCGCCGTTCGAGTAATGCGCGCGTGCGAGGAGTTGAACATCGGAACCGTCGCCATCTATTCGGAGGCCGACAAGGATTCGGGACACGTCCGCTACGCCGACGAGGCGTACAACGTGGGGCCCGCCCGCGCGGCGGACTCCTACCTCGATCACGAGGCCGTCATCGAGGCCGCCCGCAAGGCCGACGCCGACGCCATCCACCCCGGCTACGGCTTCCTCGCGGAGAACGCGGAGTTCGCGGGCAAGGTCGAGGACGCCGACGGGATCACGTGGATCGGCCCCTCGGCCCAGGCCATGGAATCGCTCGGCGAGAAGACCAAAGCCCGGAAGATCATGAGCGAAGCCGACGTGCCGATCGTCCCCGGGACCACCGACCCCGTCACCGACCCCGAGGAGGTCAAGGAGTTCGGCGAGGAACACGGCTACCCGATCGCCATCAAGGCCGAGGGTGGCGGCGGCGGCCGCGGGATGAAGGTCGTCCGCTCGGAAGACGAGGTCGAGGACCAACTCGAGAGCGCGAAGCGCGAAGGCGAGGCCTACTTCGACAACGACTCGGTCTACCTCGAGCGCTACCTCCAGAAACCGCGCCACATCGAGGTGCAGATCGTGGCCGACCAGCACGGCAACGTGCGTCACCTCGGCGAGCGCGACTGCTCGCTCCAGCGCCGCCACCAGAAGGTCATCGAGGAGGGCCCCTCCGCGGCCCTGACGGACGAACTCCGGGAGAAGATCGGCGAGTCCGCCCGTCGGGGCGTCGCCGCCGCCGACTACACCAACGCCGGCACCGTCGAGTTCCTCGTCGAAGAGGAGGACCGCGAGGCGGGCGAACTGCTCGGTCCCGACGCGAACTTCTACTTCCTCGAGGTCAACACGCGGATCCAGGTCGAGCACACCGTCACCGAGGAGATTACTGGGTACGACATCGTCAAACGCCAGATCCGGATCGCCGCAGGCGAGGAACTGGACTTCGAGCAGGACGAGGTCACCTTCGACGGCCACGCGATGGAGTTCCGTATCAACGCCGAGAACGCGGCCAACGACTTCGCGCCGGCGACCGGCGGCCAGTTAGAGACCTACGACCCGCCGGGCGGGATCGGCGTTCGGATGGACGACGCGCTCCGGCAGGGCGACGACCTCGTCACCGACTACGACTCGATGATCGCCAAACTGGTCGTCTGGGGCGAGGACCGCGACGAGTGCATCGAGCGCTCGCTGCGGGCCCTGCGGGAGTACCAGATCGAGGGCATTCCGACGATCATCCCGTTCCACCGGCTGATGCTCACCGACGAGACGTTCGTCGAGAGCACGCACACGACGAAGTACCTCGACGAGGAGATGGAACAGAGTCGCATCGAGGACGCCCAGGAGCAGTGGGGCGGCGACACCGGCGACGGCGGGAGCGACGACGAGGAGAGCGTCGAGCGCGAGTTCACCGTCGAGGTCAACGGGAAGCGCTTCGAGGTCGAACTCGAGGAACACGGCGCGCCCGCGATTCCGGCCGGCGACGTCGACGTCGGCGGCGGACAGGCCGAACGGCCCCAGCCCGCCGGCGGAGAGAGCGGCGGGAGCGATCTCGAGGGCAGCGGCGAGACCGTCGACGCCGAGATGCAGGGGACTATCCTCGACATCGAGGTCGAAGTCGGCGACGAGGTCGCCGCCGGCGACGTGCTGGTCGTCCTCGAGGCGATGAAGATGGAGAACGATATCGTCGCCTCGAAGGGCGGCACCGTCACCGAGATCCCCATCGAGGAAGACCAGAGCGTCGACATGGGCGACACGCTGGTCGTCCTCGAGTAA
- a CDS encoding cation:proton antiporter: MALELYNVGLVVVGIALFGIAVLPRFVSDRAISMPIFFVGFGMLAFGLPIGLPPPDPLEQGTTTEHLAELGVIIALMGVGLKIDRVPGLREWASTWRLLAITMPLSIAGAALLGWWLGLVIPTAVLLGACIAPTDPVLASEVQVAGPGMGTEAESAEETAGMEDEVRFALTSEAGLNDGLAFPFTNLAIALALVGLAPGNWLGEWLLIEVGYRIVVGVIVGVVLGYLTARLVFATEPDTPVAESVQGLEAIAGTLLVYGATELVGGYGFIAVFVAALMVRHYERSHDYNRSLHEVSEFAEQVMMGLIMLFFGGAIVGGLLEPLTLEAIVAAVAIVFLVRPLAGVVGFLGFDRDPAERATIAFFGVRGIGSFYYLAHGLNEAAFPDADVLWAVVGAVVLISIVVHGITATPAVRWLEKRAEERT, translated from the coding sequence ATGGCACTCGAGCTGTACAACGTCGGCCTGGTCGTCGTCGGAATCGCGCTGTTCGGCATCGCGGTACTCCCCCGGTTCGTCTCCGATCGCGCGATCTCGATGCCGATCTTCTTCGTCGGGTTCGGCATGCTCGCCTTCGGGCTGCCGATCGGACTCCCGCCGCCGGATCCCCTCGAGCAGGGGACGACGACCGAACACCTCGCGGAACTGGGCGTGATCATCGCCCTGATGGGGGTCGGGCTGAAGATCGACCGCGTTCCCGGACTGCGCGAGTGGGCGTCGACGTGGCGGTTGCTCGCGATCACGATGCCGCTGTCGATCGCCGGCGCGGCGCTGCTGGGCTGGTGGCTCGGTCTCGTGATCCCGACCGCGGTTTTGCTGGGTGCCTGTATCGCCCCGACGGACCCGGTGCTCGCGTCGGAGGTGCAGGTCGCCGGTCCCGGGATGGGGACCGAGGCGGAATCCGCCGAGGAGACGGCCGGGATGGAAGACGAGGTCCGGTTCGCGCTCACCTCCGAGGCGGGGTTGAACGACGGGCTGGCCTTCCCCTTCACCAACCTGGCGATCGCGCTCGCACTCGTCGGTCTGGCTCCCGGCAACTGGCTCGGCGAGTGGCTCCTGATCGAGGTCGGCTACCGAATCGTCGTCGGCGTGATCGTCGGCGTCGTCCTCGGGTACCTGACCGCGCGCCTCGTCTTCGCCACGGAGCCCGACACTCCCGTCGCGGAGTCGGTGCAGGGCCTCGAGGCGATCGCCGGCACCCTGCTGGTCTACGGAGCGACCGAACTCGTCGGCGGCTACGGCTTCATCGCGGTCTTCGTCGCGGCGCTGATGGTCCGTCACTACGAGCGCAGCCACGACTACAACCGGTCGCTCCACGAGGTCAGCGAGTTCGCCGAACAGGTGATGATGGGACTGATCATGCTCTTCTTCGGCGGCGCCATCGTCGGCGGCCTGCTGGAACCGCTGACTCTCGAGGCGATCGTCGCGGCGGTCGCGATCGTCTTCCTCGTCCGGCCCCTGGCCGGCGTCGTCGGGTTCCTCGGCTTCGACCGCGACCCCGCGGAGCGGGCCACCATCGCGTTCTTCGGGGTCCGCGGAATCGGCTCGTTCTACTACCTCGCGCACGGTCTCAACGAGGCCGCGTTCCCCGACGCAGACGTACTGTGGGCCGTCGTCGGCGCCGTCGTCCTCATCTCGATCGTCGTCCACGGGATCACCGCGACCCCGGCCGTCCGCTGGCTCGAGAAGCGAGCCGAAGAGCGAACGTGA